From Drosophila santomea strain STO CAGO 1482 chromosome 2R, Prin_Dsan_1.1, whole genome shotgun sequence:
ttagtttgaATGCGTACAAATGTCTCATGCGACATCAGAGAATTACCCATATCCTAATCCAATCGATAAGTGACCACTCGTCACTTTGATATAACCGCACACCGTATGGTCAGAGGGTAGCTCTCAATGCCTTTCAGAAGGTTATTTTAACACATTTTACGAGCTTAGAGCGCTCGGCTCGACGCCTTCCGAATTTACAGCAGCAGAGACTTTACACGATGCACTTTGGGGCCAACGACCACTTTTTGTGGCATTAGTTAATAACTCGAGAACGaagcaaaatatttaagttcttttttgatttataattggCGTGGTCCTGccatcaaacaaaaaaaaataaacacaatttttttttcattgtacaaaaaaaattttgttgacctaaaaaattaaaaatataatctTAAGATAAACCAATAAAGTTAAAATGGAGGATGCTTACcttgtttttgaaaaatatcGAAGTTTTACTTCTTGCTTCACAgctttttttcttaaaaaatagTATAAATTAGTTTGTAAAACTAATGTTACTTGTCGTCtctgttttccatttctcgaacaattttttcatttcgaGATTAGACCGTAAAAAGTTATATTTCGGGAAAATTGTCCAAAAGTGTACAATAACATATACTAAAAATTGATAACTCTACAACATATAATAGGTTTTAGAAGTGGAGGAAGCCGTAGAGCAACTTTGCTgctctatttaaaaattagaatacacTACAAATGTTGTGTTTTAAAAGGGTTAGTACTTACAGGAGATTATAAGAACACCAGAGTTAATTTCGACAATCGACGATCACAAACACATATTACAAAGCATTAGGATTGGACTGCATGTTAAAAGTATCACTTTTAACAAGTGTTTACACACTTTTTGTAACTTAAAACTTGCAAGATTTTTCAGCGATTAACAAAAAATCTTTTATCGGTGTTTTAGAGAAAACGAAATACCTGACTAAAAAGCTTTTAACTAAACAGTAGCGCCTTCTGTTAAAATTTCAAGTACGTAACATGATAGATTGATGTTTCTTGAATAcattccaaataaaaacaagagagaacgctatagtcgagttccccgactatctgatacccgttacacagaTAGTGacagtgcgaaggagagtcttcaacactgacagtttttggcggtttgtgggcgttagagtgggcgtggccaaatgttttttggcaaatagatagaaatttacaagactaatacaaaaatgaaaaaacatcaaaacattattcaaaagtgtgggcgtggcagttttgggcggtttgtgggcgttagagtgggcgtggcaaaaagttttttggcaaatcgatagaaatttacaagactaatacaaaaatgaaaaagtatctaaacatttttcaaaagtgtgggcgtggcagctacggccggtttgtgggcgtggcaaaacgttatttggcaaatcggtagaaatttacaagaccaatacaaaaatgaaaaaatatcaaaacatttttcaaaagtgtgggcgtggtagctttgggcggtttgtgggcgtaagagtgggcgtggcaaaaagttttttgacaaatcgatagaaatttacaacaccaatacaaaaatgaaaaaatataaaacctTTTTTTAAAAGGTGTGGGCGTGCcatttttgggcggtttgtgggctttagagtgggcgtggcagcatggttcgacaaacttgcgctgcgtctatgtccgttttgtagttcctgagatctcgacgttcattcggacagacagacggacggacagagtgacatggccaaatcgactcggctattgatcctgatcaagaatatatagtgacatattcatttcttcatacgacatatttatcttcatataaaaaagctaaagccgatcttttggaaagcttcactctccaaaagcctcataaataacattcccccaagatacgaaccgcttaacggtaacgagcttaatgatctgttaagcttgacatataaagctaagtagaacttaaaaggcttatgttaatcctctgtaaaaggtttgctgggccgaaagaatacatttgtaaattagttcttaactgacctctggtgaaacttattcaaatatagatcataaaaaaggaaaatatatttttttcattaaatctatcaccaaaaaagtttattggcgcagtcggtaggatgGACAACTTTAAGAGACGCCCTAATCACGGAATTCAAGACTCAGACGCCCCTGGAGGAACTACTAGGAAGATTGTATCGCACACCTTTTAAGGGTAACTTACGTCTATTCTGTGAACAATTAGAAGATAAGTCCAgtgtaatttataaataagttagcattagaGAATGATCGACATAATATGGTggtttatacacaagcaatggcaaccacaataaaaaatacaattcaacgCTCACTCCCCGATAGGTTGTTCATGACCTtagcgaggtatgacatttcaaccGTTCAAAAATTAAGGCAAACCAcccaacaagaaggtctaTACGAAGAcccaatttcaaaaacattcgaTAGTCAGCCAAAACTTAACTCAAATTCACCTAACACCtataaacatacaaacattaaccaaatcaaaaacactcaccccaaccaacgattcattcgcccctttattccattaaatCCCACACAGACCCAAAACACTAACGTAAACAATTAAACCCCTCTTAGACAAATTCCTCCGACCAGACAACAGCAACTTAATcagtacagaaatttatacaacggATTCAGAACAGACTTACTTCAGGACCGTCAAAACGACACCCGAAACTACTATCAGCCCCCCCAACAACCAAGAGTGCCAAATAAGCGTTTTAGAGAAAGCAGCGAACAATCGCGTAtgcagacaaatgaaaattttcaccAGCACGAATTAGATTACGATAACGAAACTGAACACTACATTAATAACGACGAACAGTTCCACGAAGATCAATTACAGAATACTCAGACAGAATTGTTTACagatcagcaatatcaacaagctgaaaattttccaataccaGCCTGGGATCCCACCAATACATAGAGATCGTGTTTAATAACCACAGATATAGATGCATAGTTGATACTGGCTCTTCGATAAACTTGATGAgctcaaactttttcaatctTCAAGTTAAAGATAAACAAATACCTGTCCGAAGTATGGCAGGctattctaaattaaataaatatgtagaccTTCCAGCCAACGGTCTTTTTcaacaaacgcaaaaattctatattcattaattttcaccttattatgatattctgttaggaagaaaaatactaatggAGAATAACGGTTTAATAGACTACTCTCGgaaagaaacaataattaacgaaAGAACATTCATTCACAAAGAACTAGATCCATGTGATGAGAACTCTTcggaaaactttaatgcactcttacaagaaaacaactttacatcagaaataaactatgccatggacaacaacatagactcagaacacacatacagactagaacatttaaatagtgaggaaaaatacagacttacaaatttattaaaagattttaatgacattcaatattccaaaaataaaaaccttaCATTCACAAGTATAATACGTCACGATATAAAAACCTCTCATGAAAACCCAGTTTACAAAAGACCATACTCGTATCCGTTTTCCTACAAAGCagaagtaaataagcaaattgaggaaatgttaaaacaaggCATTATACGCGAAAGCGACTTCCCTTATTGCAGTCCATTATGGATTGTCCCCAAAAAGATGGATGCCTCTGGCAAGCCGAAATTCAGGTTGGTCGTGGACTATcgaaatctaaatgaaataacaacaagagagaacgctatagtcgagttccccgactatctgatacccgttactcagctagtggatgtgcaaagaagaaatttcaacactgacagtttttggcggttttgtgggcgttagagtgggcgtggcaaaaagttttttggcaaattggtagaaatttacaagactaatacaaaaatgaaaaaatataaaaaacatttttcaaaagtgtgggcgtggctgctttgggcggtttgtgggcgttagagtgggcgtggcaaaaagttttttggcaaatcgataaaaatttacaagactaatacaaaaatgaaaaaatatcaaaacatttttcaaaagtgtgggcgtgacagttttgggcggtttgtgggcgttagagtgggcgtggcaacatgaatcgacaaacttgcgctgcttctatgtctctggagtctgtatgtttaatctcaactttctagcttttgtagttcctaagatctcagcgttcatacggacggacagacgaacggacatggccagatcgactcggctattgatcctgatcaagaatatatatactttatatggtcggaaacgcttccttctgcctgttacatacttttcaacgaatctagtatacccttttactctacgagtaacgggtataactacaACGTTGGCGAATTAGACTTagcaaatataatttcaaaatcaaatatttagaaggTAAACTTAATCATGTAGTAGACGCTTTATCTCGCgtcaaaattgaagaaaacatggtaggcgaagaagaaaatatttcaacagcagcaacaatacacagttcatcagaaagcaacgaaacctacattgaaattatagaaaaacccataaactattttgcaagacaaatggaatttataaaagatagCGTAAACCAAGTAGAGACAacgaaatacttttccaaaataaagCTAACCATCAAATACACTGACATGACCCTGACAAAGGCAAAAGATatccttattaaatacttcttaaataTTAGCAGTGTTATTTACCTGGAAAACGATAAagactttttagtttttcaaaaagcatATCGCGAAACCATTAACCCACATAGTAACGTGCAAATTTTGAAAAGTATTATAATGTTAAAAGACATAAAATCTTATCctgaatttaaagaattcattattactcaacattctaaattgttacaccctggtattgaaaaaatgatacgattatttaaagaaactcactattttcccgattataataaactaattgaaaataaactaaataaactaTAATCAACTAAActattgaaaaaatgatacgattatttaaagaaactcactattttcccgattataataaactaattcaaaacattatcaATGATTGTGAAGTCTGTAACCTTGCAAAGACAGAACATAGAccaacaaaactagttttcgaaataactccagagacaaataacccacgcgaaatttatgttattgacttttatgcTATTGACAACAAACAGTATTTATCTTGTATAGACGTTTATTCAAAATTAGCTTcacttattaaaacaaacagtagagattggtTAGAGGCAAAACGAGCCCTTACTAGAATTTTTAACGACATGGGTataaatatcgaaaaagaaacagagacaaaaacagaaatagctgaaattgcaaatccagtaccacacttatatccagaaataatcgcttgaggacaagctaatatctaaaaggtgggggagagacatattcatttcttcatacgacatattcacccttcatataaaaaagctaaagccgatcttttggaaagcttcactctccaaaagcctcataaataacattcccccaagatacgaaccgcttaacggtaacgagcttaatgatctgttaagcttgacatataaagctaagtagaacttaaaaggcttatgttaatcctctgtaaaaggtttgctgggccgaaagaatacatttgtaaattagttcttaactcacctctggtgaaacttattcaaataaagatcataaaaaaggaaaatatatttttttcattaaatctatcaccaaaaaagtttattatatatatttatatgtactttatatatactttatatggtcggaaatgcttccttctgcctgttacatacttttcaacgaatctaatttacccttttactctacgagtaacgggtataacaagagagaacgctatagtcgagtttcccgactatctaatacccgttactcagctagtggaagtgcgaaggaggttttcaacactgacagtttttggcggtttgtgggcgttagagtgggcgtggcaaaaagtttttggcaaatcgatagaaatttacaagactaatacaaaaatgaaaaaatatcaaaacatttttcaaaagtgtttgcGTGGCAGCatcgggcggtttgtgggcgttagagtgggcgtggcaaaaagttttttggcaaatcgatacaaatttaCTAGAccaatgcaaaaatgaaaaaatatcaaaacatttttaaaaagtgtgggtggggcggttttgggcggtttgtgggcgttagagtgggcgtggcaacatgaatcgtcaaatttgcgctgcgtctattacTCTGTaatctgtatgcttaatctcaacattctagcttttgtagttcctgagatctcagcgttcatacggacggacagacaggcggagagacggacagacagacggacgaacagacggacatggccagatcgactcgactattgatcctgatcaagaatatatatactttatatggtcggaaacgcttccttctgcctgttacatacttttcaacgaatctagtatacccttttactcaatgagtaacgggtataataatacGGACTGACGGACCAACAGACAGATATGGCCAGATCAGATCAGTGGCCAGGTCTCAGCTAGTGACCCTTAAAAAgattttatatactttatcGGAAGCGCTTACTTCTAGCTTTTACATACTCTTCGATAAATCTAGTATCCCCTTCTACCAAAGACATTTTTATAAGCGTTTCAGATACCTTATCTACTACATTGCAGCCAAAGTTCCTGTGAACTGAGGACTCGGATAGTCTGTAAAGTCGCCATAAtggaaatcaaaacaagagagaacgctatagtcgagttccccgactatctgatacccttttactcagctagtgaaagtgcgaaggaggtcttcaacactgacagtttttggcggtttgtgggcgttagagtgggcgtggcaaaaagttttctgacaaatcgatagaaatttacaacaccaatacaaaaatgaaaaaatatcaaaacatttttcaaaagtgtgggcgtggcagttttgggcggtttgtgggcgttagagtgggcgtggcagcatgattcgacaaacttgcgctgcgtctatgtccctggagtctgtatgcctaatctcaactttctagcctttgtagttcctgagatctcgacgtttatacggacagacagacggacggacagacggacatggccaaatcgactcggctattgatcctgatcaagaatatatatactttatatggtcggaaacgcttccttctgcctgttacatacttttcaacgaatctagtatacccttttactctacgagtaacgggcATAATAATGCAAACGCGGACTATATGGTCCTCCTTACCTAGGAAAAAGCAATGAAaattcctgagatctcgacgtttatacggacagacagacggacggacagacggacatggccaaatcgactcggctattgatcctgatcaagaatatatatactttatatggtcggaaacgcttccttctgcctgttacatacttttcaacgaatctagtatacccttttactctacgagtaacgggtataataatgCAAACGCGGACTATATGGTCCTCCTTACCTAGGAAAAAGCAATGAATATGCAAACGGCAGAGTGAGAACGTCGCTGAATAATTAAAATCGAGCTGGATACCGTTTTTAAGCCAGCGGGAGTTCTTTGGTCGGATTAGAGATACCGGCAAACACTTTACGGCGTAAAATTAAGTGCGGCTCGTAATCGGTCTGTCGTAATTATAGCGACGCGCCGCGAATTTATCTAGAGCAATTAACACCAAGTCAGGGAGAGCGAAGTCGTATATTTTACATTACCAAAGATGCGCAATTGGACCAGACGCATTTAAGCTTTAATTATTGGTATATAAAGTCAGAAAAAAGAGTAGTACATAGTTTATTATAATGAATTATGTGCCTGGATTTTGCACCACAATAATTATGTAGTTCTCGGACGGAAGCACAATCACTTCATGCACTTTGGTTCGTAGGCGTATTGTCATTAGCTCATTGCTAGCATCTAAATTTGAAATCATTTTGGCCGCCTTATAAGTTAAGGTGCTGATTAAAGCCGCGTAATGCACCGTCAAGGTGTATTCCATGGTAGTCTTGATTGGTATAGCGAACGGGTCCAAAATAATTATGCCAGCAACATTGGGATAGTTTTGGTAGCGTTTTAGTAATTCTTCGATTTCCGCGGACATTTTGAGGACAGCAAAATActtgtatataaaatttaattgtagAGGCTGTAGAGCTGATAAATGTGCTTTGATGTGAGTGTTGATTGATCGCATACTTAGGTGAACGATTTTACGACTACTTTATATAGGTTATCCAACCcgtaaacatagcactctattccattttataaacaaattttaaatttcaatctaggTTCAATCaaaagttcaagaagtttcaaaagaaaatCTTCTGGCCGAGTCTGTTTCGAgatcggatcgagaacgatctaaaataaaaaccgatattagtgtcttgtaatattgtataagtttaaaaagtttaccACCAATAAATgtactaaaatattaaaataaaatgtatttttaaataattttttaacaacaattttaattggcaCCCAACGTGGGCGGTGTAGTTCAAAagttctaaaaataaatattaacgataataagttaaatataaaacggaACTCGCGCCGCCAACAACCCATATTTTTAGAGGCAAAATCAAAACATCCTCATTAATCCAACGACATCTAACAACTGTGATAGTGATCGTggaaaaacttaattggaaattaattaatgcatttaCTTTAATTTTCGAAGGAAACTAACTATTCAGGACAACTAAACTGAAGGAAGACTACAACGGAAAGTATCGttagcaaaataaaataatattaagtctttaaaaaaaattgaataaaacaaaatcaagATACAGGGAATATCATAAAGtcttacaaaaattaaaatctatttaaaccattattaaaagaaaacaatctggaaaatttaaaaaagttttgaagATTTGAATTTAACAATGGGAACCGGAGGTTCAACAAAATCCATTCTGTGGGCGGGATATCCAACGCCAGCAATTAACTGATTAATAAGTGTACAATTAAGTGAAGTAAACAATCGACCCAACTGTAAAATGTGAAACCACCCTAGAGGTAGTTAAACCTTTACCAAAGTTCACAGGAGAAATAACCCAATATGTAGGCTGGAAACCGCcacaaacaatattttatcgcTTTAACAATTCGACGTAATAAAATCATGGGAGCAGCACATGATGCTCTAACTAACCATGGTACAGTTTTAAATTTCCAAGCAACTCTTTCCAgatttgattttatatataatgATAAAAGACCAATTCCATAATCAGAATTAAGCAGGGACGCATGACCATTACCGAATTCTACAACGaagtaaacaagaaaatcaCATTATTGATTATTAAAAGCATAATGACATATGGAAAAGACAGCGAAATAACCAAAGAAACGAATAAAACAATTAGGATCAACGCtcttagaatttttatttctgaaTTGAACGGTTCAATCTCAGAAACACTATTTTCTCTAAACCCACTAGACTTGCCAAATGCTTTGGCAAAGTGTTAGGAATTAAAGTCTTACAACTTTCGAGCCCAATTTGCAAATAGATATTATGGATTtaggaatgaaaataaaagtcagGAAAATAACCTAAGatttaatattgtaaattccagacagaataataataataattataacagAATGATTAACAATTGGAATAATAACCAGAATAATAATTGGCCGCAGAACGGGAACTTTGGGCAAAATGATAATTggaattaaaataacaattctaAGGTACAATCCCCACCAGAACCAATGGAAGTAGAAAGTTTCATAAAGTATAAAAATAGTCCGAATAATAATTGCTATCGTCCGAGTAATAATTTTAACAGagggtataataataacagacagaattacaataattttgcacaaagaaataattataatcaaaacCAAGCACAACAAATTGAACCACAAATCCCATTAAAAAGAGAAGCAACTGGGACAGTAAGTTAACCAACCCAGAAAGGTATGagaataaataacattgatgaggttcattttttaaattaacgTACTACAGAAGAATACCACATATAATAAGAAATActaaaaaaccattaaaaatattaatcgACACAGGGGCCTCCTCTTTCTATGTATATCAAAaagggaatttataaaaatataaaagaattacCAATATACAAAAGAGAATCTACAGTTCATGGATACtcaattgtaaaatattacCACATACTAACAATATTTGAAGcgaaacatatattttatgaaatagAAGGTTTAAAATCTGTCTTATTAATTGGGTACAATCTATTGAGGAAAATTGGAGCTAAAATAGATGTACAAAAAGATATTCTGGAATATGTtggaaaacaagagagaacgctatagtcgagtctcccgactatcagatacccgttactcagctagtggaagtacgaagaagagtcttccacactgacagtttggtggtttgtgggcgttagagtgggcgtggcaaaaagtttttaggcaaatcgatagaaatttacaagactaatacaaaaatgaaaaaatatcaaaacatttttcaaaagtgtgggcgtggcagttttgggcgttagagtgggcgtggcagcatgattcgacaaacttgcgctgcgtctatgtccctggagtctgtatgcttaatctcaactttctagcttttgtagttcctgagatctcgacgttcatacggacagacagacggacggacagacggacatggccaaatcgactcggctattgatcctgatcaagaatatatatactttatatggtcggaaacgcttccttctgtctgttacatacttttcacaTTGGCTAAAATTGATGTCTTTCATACTAAAATTTTAAACCATGATGacataaaagaaatattaatattatattattaatcaCGAACTAGGACCTGTAATCATTGCAGACCTAATGGATATCTCTGTGTTCATCGTACTAAATAAAGAATAGATACTTTATAGTTTATAACAGAGGCGACATATAATATGCTAAAGCCACTTCCAAAAGCGATGGAAAACTAGTAATAAGCAATCAAGTCGCAAAATGCGACAATACATATTATGAAATGTCTACATTTAAGACCTAACTTACTAACAATTACTGTACCATAAGTAAggaaaaaacttgttttaccAAAACACTTGTAagaaaataagagaaaaaataaggaaatagATATCCTCCAAGACGGTgcaatttttataaatggtaAAAATATGGTTAACAACTCCCACTTAAACGggttatttttaataacattaaaCCGTAGAAccacaataaacaacatttcatttacaaatttagAAAGTAAAATTTTTGAATACATAACTACAAACCATTTTAAAGATTATGAAATATCCGATTACATACTGTCTAAAAACTCGAAACTCTCTCTAGAtaatgtaaacattttaaatcccttcattaaaataagtaatacgAAGATAtcactttcttttatattattaattttaataattttgtatttgattactacattaataataaaatttagatattttatatttgtaaccaaacaaaaacggccagaactagaaaaaccaaataataagGAAGTATTTTTAACAGAATTTAATGAGCgtttaaacgaaattcgtaaTGAAGCGGGACGCTTC
This genomic window contains:
- the LOC120445270 gene encoding dynein light chain roadblock-type 2, translating into MRSINTHIKAHLSALQPLQLNFIYKYFAVLKMSAEIEELLKRYQNYPNVAGIIILDPFAIPIKTTMEYTLTVHYAALISTLTYKAAKMISNLDASNELMTIRLRTKVHEVIVLPSENYIIIVVQNPGT